One Centroberyx gerrardi isolate f3 chromosome 2, fCenGer3.hap1.cur.20231027, whole genome shotgun sequence DNA window includes the following coding sequences:
- the clic3 gene encoding chloride intracellular channel protein 3, translating to MAEAPKIELFIKASDDTESVGNCPFCQRLFMILWLKGVNFTLTTVDMKRAPDVLRDLAPGSQPPFLIYNTEVRTDTNKIEEFLEEALAPPEYPKLCCRYKESNGAGDDIFHKFSAYIKNPNPGLNEMLEKKFLKSLMKLDRYLVTPLPHELDQNPDANDSSRQYLDGNSLTLADCNLLPKLNIVKVVCKKYRDFSIPAALPGLTRYLENAYRQDEFRYTCPDDSEILLAYQSVAKYLNK from the exons atggcAGAGGCCCCGAAGATTGAACTCTTCATTAAG GCCAGTGATGACACTGAGAGCGTAGGGAACTGTCCTTTCTGTCAGAGACTCTTCATGATTCTCTGGTTGAAAGGGGTCAACTTCACCCTCACCACTGTGGACATGAAGCG GGCTCCTGACGTGCTGAGGGATTTGGCTCCAGGCTCTCAGCCTCCCTTCCTCATCTATAACACTGAGGTCCGAACAGACACCAACAAGATTGAGGAGTTCCTGGAGGAGGCTTTAGCCCCACCAGA GTATCCAAAACTGTGCTGTCGATACAAAGAGTCCAATGGTGCCGGTGATGACATCTTCCATAAATTCTCAGCATATATCAAGAATCCCAACCCCGGACTTAATGAGA tgctGGAGAAGAAGTTCCTTAAAAGCCTGATGAAACTGGACAGATACCTCGTGACGCCTCTGCCCCATGAGCTGGACCAGAACCCAGATGCCAACGACTCTTCGCGCCAATACCTGGATGGCAACTCCCTCACCTTGGCAGACTGCAACCTGCTTCCCAAACTCAACATAGTCAAG GTGGTGTGTAAGAAGTACCGTGACTTCTCCATTCCTGCAGCACTGCCAGGTCTGACGCGTTACCTGGAAAATGCCTACCGACAAGACGAGTTCCGCTACACCTGCCCCGATGACTCAGAGATCCTCCTGGCCTACCAATCTGTGGCCAAGTACCTCAACAAATAG